One window of the Pyrus communis chromosome 17, drPyrComm1.1, whole genome shotgun sequence genome contains the following:
- the LOC137722262 gene encoding uncharacterized protein, with product MGFSLEQRNTSKEQNKFSIEDNVVQPQTSRRTRHIEKAKVRTGAGLKQNDLHQKARQDAGDGASGQDKFSGYQYRESMEGNNAGKVDELVKHMSNLPGYLQRPERGEKIQEKVLNVGVLDWGRLEKWKHKQKPFPIKGSGSSSSERITGKSTSSVVVRNGTNAEELSLGCSSLKSSQKDGLSQGVKPSVHKDVRFQDSKTASKNAVYGQKKISFPYRSLGRNHSDMMLDKGKAKDSDQKFTSETGNMAANLKSYGVSLDQKHEVSNRDGRAKKTKDLQESDIKRKDIDQGIITEKGVPSSKLKSFDVSLISEGKTLACHGTTEKRVEELHKSDTNLAHQHCPSAENPVVVSPPKELPQNDFPEVLQLSKPRASWDECMAEADKISFSGNFSTKEMDFAEFSSEVSHSCPLPSAVETNTVSNMLLNSTINGNSVGLSFVPSHMRRCSTQDLLYDDKFVHKKKSEKMLTRSSFDTSSTLDQEDVELATRKGRSPTPIRRFNFSLGRLGRSLSFKEISDIPQLSSTYLTVKSGPVRSGTSDCPDNPNREKASTHNRARSSPLRRLLDPILKHKEANLHHSAEAVRPPKSNFNSLIPKPINISESLENLKAEASWVKAFLQITIKNGLPLFKFWVDNNRNCSAATMKNLSSGKDDFCQYFTFYCINEVKRKSGGWMSQGSKGKSCRYAYNVVAQMKVSSSDLSDVNGQDLSKYMVREAVLLDVDLTQADQETPSVVPHRELAAAVVKLPRKDLSHSEQQSGEEVMEKGCAKGSSEDYSWEDSAIVILPGGVHSSPNTGEPSPLLDRWKSGGLCDCGGWDVGCKLRVLSNQNKCCQIPKTSSACYPFLETFELFAEEGAQQNRPIFSLTPGKDRSYSVEFNTSLSLLQAFFICVVVISSCRPSDLSEVSKVSEAKEFQEPNLNQSNGIQVTGPAKYAPNPPMSPVGRV from the exons ATGGGATTCAGTTTAGAGCAACGAAATACTTCAAAAGAGCAGAACAAATTCAGCATAGAGGACAATGTTGTACAGCCCCAAACGAGTCGAAGAACAAGGCATATAGAGAAGGCGAAAGTGAGAACTGGAGCTGGTTTGAAGCAGAATGATCTGCATCAGAAAGCAAGACAAGATGCAGGTGATGGTGCTTCAGGCCAAGATAAATTTTCGGGATATCAATATAGAGAGAGTATGGAGGGGAATAATGCAGGTAAAGTTGATGAGCTTGTCAAGCACATGTCAAACTTGCCCGGTTATCTTCAGCGCCCTGAGAGAGGAGAAAAGATCCAAGAAAAGGTTTTGAATGTTGGAGTTCTGGATTGGGGTCGACTAGAGAAATGGAAGCACAAGCAGAAGCCTTTTCCCATAAAAGGTAGCGGTAGTTCATCCTCGGAAAGGATTACTGGAAAGTCTACATCATCTGTTGTAGTTCGCAATGGGACAAATGCTGAAGAACTCTCTTTAGGTTGTTCTAGTCTCAAGTCGTCTCAAAAGGATGGCCTTTCGCAGGGTGTCAAACCATCTGTGCATAAAGATGTGCGCTTCCAAGACTCTAAAACTGCTTCGAAGAATGCCGTTTATGGGCAGAAAAAGATATCCTTTCCCTATCGGTCCCTTGGAAGAAATCACTCAGATATGATGCTCGATAAGGGGAAGGCAAAAGATTCAGATCAGAAGTTCACATCAGAAACGGGCAATATGGCAGCAAACTTGAAAAGCTATGGAGTCTCCCTCGATCAAAAGCACGAGGTGAGCAATAGGGATGGTCGAGCTAAAAAAACCAAGGACCTGCAAGAATCGGATATCAAGAGGAAGGATATTGATCAAGGAATCATTACGGAAAAGGGAGTTCCTTCATCTAAGCTCAAAAGTTTTGATGTCTCGCTCATTTCAGAGGGAAAGACACTTGCTTGTCATGGTACAACCGAGAAAAGGGTGGAGGAGCTGCACAAATCAGATACCAATCTAGCTCATCAACACTGCCCTTCTGCGGAGAATCCCGTTGTTGTCTCACCACCAAAGGAACTACCCCAAAATGACTTTCCAGAGGTACTCCAGCTTTCAAAACCAAGAGCATCATGGGATGAGTGTATGGCAGAAGCTGATAAAATTAGCTTCTCAGGCAACTTTTCGACCAAAGAGATGGACTTTGCCGAATTCTCTTCTGAAGTTTCACACTCATGCCCACTGCCTTCTGCAGTTGAGACTAATACAGTATCAAACATGTTGCTAAATAGCACAATCAACGGTAACAGTGTGGGGCTTTCCTTTGTTCCATCTCACATGCGTCGATGCTCAACACAAGACCTCCTCTATGATGATAAATTTGTACATAAGAAAAAGTCAGAGAAAATGCTTACCCGTTCAAGCTTTGATACTTCGAGTACATTGGATCAAGAAGATGTTGAGCTGGCAACTAGAAAAGGTAGAAGCCCAACTCCCATTCGCCGGTTTAACTTCAGCTTAGGCCGGCTTGGTAGAAGTCTAAGTTTTAAGGAAATTTCAGATATTCCACAGTTGAGTTCCACATATCTGACGGTCAAATCAGGTCCTGTGAGATCTGGAACTTCCGATTGTCCGGATAATCCAAACAGAGAGAAAGCAAGTACTCATAACAGAGCTAGGTCAAGCCCGTTAAGAAGGCTACTAGACCCAATATTAAAGCACAAGGAGGCAAATCTACACCATTCTGCTGAAGCTGTTAGACCCccgaaatcaaattttaattccttGATCCCCAAGCCAATTAATATCAGTGAGTCATTGGAGAATCTGAAGGCTGAGGCATCATGGGTTAAAGCTTTTTTGCAAATAACAATCAAGAATGGACTTCCTTTGTTTAAGTTTTGGGTTGACAACAACAGAAACTGTTCTGCGGCAACCATGAAGAATTTATCATCTGGGAAGGATGATTTCTGCCAGTATTTTACATTTTACTGTATTAATGAAGTTAAGAGAAAAAGTGGTGGCTGGATGAGTCAAGGAAGTAAAGGCAAAAGTTGTCGCTATGCTTACAACGTTGTTGCTCAAATGAAAGTTTCTAGCTCTGACTTATCTGATGTTAACGGGCAGGACTTGAGCAAGTATATGGTAAGAGAGGCTGTTTTGTTAGATGTTGATCTAACACAAGCAGATCAAGAAACACCTAGCGTCGTACCACATAGGGAGCTTGCTGCTGCTGTGGTCAAGTTACCTAGGAAAGACTTGAGCCATTCTGAACAGCAGAGTGGCGAGGAAGTTATGGAGAAGGGCTGCGCAAAAGGTTCATCCGAGGATTACAGCTGGGAAGATAGTGCTATAGTCATACTTCCAGGTGGAGTCCATAGCTCACCGAACACAGGAGAACCTTCACCATTACTTGACCGTTGGAAATCTGGTGGGTTATGTGATTGTGGAGGCTGGGATGTTGGTTGTAAGCTGCGTGTTCTCTCCAACCAGAACAAATGCTGTCAGATTCCAAAAACATCCTCCGCATGTTACCCTTTTCTAGAGACTTTTGAACTATTTGCGGAg GAGGGAGCTCAGCAGAACAGACCAATCTTCAGTTTGACACCAGGGAAGGATAGAAGCTACTCGGTCGAATTCAACACATCACTTTCTTTATTACAAGCATTCTTCATCTGTGTTGTCGTAATCAGCAGTTGCAGACCATCAGATCTTTCAGAAGTTAGTAAAGTGTCAGAGGCGAAAGAATTCCAGGAACCGAATCTGAATCAAAGTAATGGAATCCAGGTGACAGGTCCGGCAAAGTATGCTCCAAATCCACCCATGTCACCTGTTGGGAGGGTCTAG